The nucleotide sequence CCAAAAACTGTGGTGGGTTCCAATACTAAGTCATAGGCTGAAACGTGTGTCGGTTGGAGTTTAATAACCGCTGTTAATGAGTTTTCCCAATCCCTCAGAGTTTGGCCTGGTAAGCCAGAAATTAGATCTAAGCTCCAATTTTCAAAGCCAATCTCTTGAATGATCCCAACGGCTTGTTGAATATCTTTAACTCGATGAAACCGCCCACAGGCTTTGAGTAAGTCATCTTGAAACGCTTGCACCCCCAAACTCAAACGCGTTACGCCACACTCTCGATAGCCTTGAATTTGTGACTTTGTAAACGTGCCCGGATCCACTTCTAAGGAAATTTCAGAAGCAGGATCAATCCCCATTTTTTTGTCTAATTGAGTCAGGATTTGAGTAACTTGGCCTGGAGACAATAATGAGGGAGTGCCACCACCAAAAAATATTGTGTTTAAGGGTAAACCCAGGCCTGGGGTGAGTTCAATTTCCCGGATGAGTGCCGCCACATACTGATGAATGGCCTGGGCTGTATCGCCGTAGGCTTTCTCACCAATCACTGAAATGGGAAAATCACAATAAAAACACCGCCGCCGACAAAAGGGAATATGGATATAAGCAGCACGGGGCCTAACCAAGGACTGACCTTTACTCTCCATCAGTAATCTCTAAATAAACTAATTCGGATATGGCGGTCTGTCTTGATTTGTGAGAGTAATTGATCATCACCATTTGCCATAGATGTTTGAGAGTTTATTTGGAGAATTTAATCGTTATTTATAATCCTTTGGGGAATCAGTCTCTTTTTTAAGGATTTTGGCTCAAGCTTTTAATTAATTGTTACTAAAATTGCCAATAAGATGATTTTTGTTAAAGCTAAATTCATTGGATGTTAACTGTATCTTTGGAACCTAAAATTTAAAGTGCTGTTTCACCACATCTAACCGTGAACATTGCCAATAGTCGATGTGAGAAATGATCAAGCCCTCAGCATTTACCTCTAGTTCACTGCGGCCTGTAACAGAAATCCGGGGCTGCCAAGGTAAAGGGGCATTCCAACTCATTGTCCATTGAGTATGAATAATTGCATCTTTTTGGTGAATGTCATGGAGTTCCAATTTGAGATTAGAAAACCAGTAGGTAATAAACCCAATCATCTTTTGATATTTATCTATGCCTCGAAACTCGTAAACTGGGTCTTTAAAAAAAACATCAGAGGCATAAATCTCATAGGACTGGGCCTGGGGAAATCTACTGTAGTCTTGCTTTACAACTTCGATCAGATTCATAACTTTACTCTATTTAGTCTATATGCTTAGGCGATCGCATCTGTAGCAATTTGTTAAAATGCTATCACAGATTCCCTTCACCATAAGTCATGACAGATAGCCTTTTAAAACTACCCCCTCAAACCTTGGATAAGCTAGAGCAGTTTGATCAGTTTTGGACTAACTATCGCTTATCCCCTCCGTCATTTCCTCAATTAATAACAGAAAATTCTAGTCAGTTAGTTGATATTAATTATGATGTAGCAATCGCAGGCGGAACTCTAGGAATTATTCTTGCCTATGCTCTGCAAAAACTCGGTTGGCGAGTGATCGTAGTTGAGAAAGGAGTTTTACAGGGAAGAGTACAGGAATGGAATATTTCTCGGAAAGAATTAGAGGTTTTACTGGAATTAGAGTTATTGACTGCTTGTGAATTAGAGTCAACCATCGCCACGGAATACAATCCGAGTCGCATTGGCTTTAAGGGTGGCAAAGATATTTGGGTGCGGGATGTGTTGAATTTAGGGGTAAGTCCACTTATTTTGTTGGATTTACTCAAGCAAAAATTCCTAAATGCGGGTGGTTATACTTTAGAGCAAACAGAACTTCAGCAGGCAATTGTGCATCCCAATGGGGTTGAGATTCATATCAGAAGTAATCTCCAGCCAACTTGTCAGAGGATTCAAGCGCGACTATTACTGGACATGATGGGACATTTTTCACCAATCGCTGCCCAAGCAAGGCAAGGTAATCGCCCCGATGGTATTTGTTTAGTGGTGGGTAGCTGTGCTCAAGGATTGCCCCAACAAGAATATGGGGATTTGTTCTATTCTTTCACACCAATTAAAAACGCCTGTCAATATTTCTGGGAGGCTTTCCCGGCCAAGGATGGTCGAACGACTTATATGTTCACCTACGCGGATTTGCATCCCGATCGCCTCAGTTTTAAGCAACTTTTCCGTGAATATTTTAGTTATTTGCCGCAGTATCAAAATACAGATCTTCAAGAAATCAAGCTTCAACGAGCTTTGTATGGATTTTTTCCTTCCTATCAGCGTTCACCTTTGCAGACAGCGTGGGATCGAATTTTACAGGTGGGTGATAGTAGTGGGAGTCAGTCGCCCTTAAGTTTTGGTGGATTTGGGGCTTTGGTGAGACATCTCCCCCGATTAGTGGCAGGAATTGACATGGCGTTGCGATGGAATTTATTGAGTCGCTCGGATTTAAGCTTGTTGCAGCCCTACCAACCTAACCTTTCTGTAACTTGGCTGTTCCAAGAAGCAATGCGGATCAAAATTGGACGTATCTATAATCCTGAAGCGGTAAATGAACTTTTAGCAGTGACCTTTGCTGTTATGAATAATTTAGGTGACCCCATTCTTAAGCCATTTTTGCAAGATGTGGTGCAGTTCCCCGCCCTAACTCAGACCCTATGGGGCATGGTGCTAGTAGATCCAATTCTAGTTTCCA is from Synechococcus sp. PCC 6312 and encodes:
- a CDS encoding flavin-dependent dehydrogenase, with amino-acid sequence MTDSLLKLPPQTLDKLEQFDQFWTNYRLSPPSFPQLITENSSQLVDINYDVAIAGGTLGIILAYALQKLGWRVIVVEKGVLQGRVQEWNISRKELEVLLELELLTACELESTIATEYNPSRIGFKGGKDIWVRDVLNLGVSPLILLDLLKQKFLNAGGYTLEQTELQQAIVHPNGVEIHIRSNLQPTCQRIQARLLLDMMGHFSPIAAQARQGNRPDGICLVVGSCAQGLPQQEYGDLFYSFTPIKNACQYFWEAFPAKDGRTTYMFTYADLHPDRLSFKQLFREYFSYLPQYQNTDLQEIKLQRALYGFFPSYQRSPLQTAWDRILQVGDSSGSQSPLSFGGFGALVRHLPRLVAGIDMALRWNLLSRSDLSLLQPYQPNLSVTWLFQEAMRIKIGRIYNPEAVNELLAVTFAVMNNLGDPILKPFLQDVVQFPALTQTLWGMVLVDPILVSKIAIQVGLPSLLSWLQHFILLGSYDLGDRLGHNLKPFLANLLPEHQYALTCKLNSWKYGSGKDYSQ
- the hemW gene encoding radical SAM family heme chaperone HemW, which translates into the protein MESKGQSLVRPRAAYIHIPFCRRRCFYCDFPISVIGEKAYGDTAQAIHQYVAALIREIELTPGLGLPLNTIFFGGGTPSLLSPGQVTQILTQLDKKMGIDPASEISLEVDPGTFTKSQIQGYRECGVTRLSLGVQAFQDDLLKACGRFHRVKDIQQAVGIIQEIGFENWSLDLISGLPGQTLRDWENSLTAVIKLQPTHVSAYDLVLEPTTVFGKKFHPGQTPLPDDDTTAEMYLLADQILTSAGYDHYEISNYARPGFRCQHNQVYWRNESYYGFGLGATSYVDHRRLSRPKTRATYYEWLANLPNNLTAIEPTSQLDRWLETLMLGLRLRDGVDLRQLEKEFPRAWVKQLINLTEIEPKLKIKTNRIHLTVPDGFLFSNQVLGKIWEIFDESEM
- a CDS encoding DUF2358 domain-containing protein translates to MNLIEVVKQDYSRFPQAQSYEIYASDVFFKDPVYEFRGIDKYQKMIGFITYWFSNLKLELHDIHQKDAIIHTQWTMSWNAPLPWQPRISVTGRSELEVNAEGLIISHIDYWQCSRLDVVKQHFKF